From a single Arachis hypogaea cultivar Tifrunner chromosome 3, arahy.Tifrunner.gnm2.J5K5, whole genome shotgun sequence genomic region:
- the LOC112786881 gene encoding protein WHAT'S THIS FACTOR 1 homolog, chloroplastic, translating into MLRHAPFRSSHGHFQCSPIWLLHTRQKSSGGSRPKKKVYHWVSDLDRVMELRKKPSLILELSSIIQSHKTQSLLLRDLEKNVGFVRKWDFMALIERYPTIFRVSGSPPSVSLTLKAQSVAQEEAQAKALMEPLLVNNLRKLLMLSVDCRVPLQTLEFVGPELGLPCDFRESLVPKYPHFFSVKRVAGKDCLELEDWDSSLAVTAREARLAQEGVLSANQSGVRIKVRISKDGNYMGPFAFKMNFPPGFRPNVSYLENLERWQRMDFPSPYLNARRLDPTALETRKRAVAVIHELLSLTMEKRMTSVQLDAFQAKCRLPSKLLLCLIKHHGIFYLTNKGVRSTVFLKDAYLGSNLIDKCPLLRFNDKFAALSGRTNMDLCNSNSSIGAIV; encoded by the exons ATGCTTCGCCATGCTCCATTCCGAAGCTCCCATGGCCACTTCCAGTGTTCCCCCATATGGCTTCTACATACTCGGCAGAAATCAAGTGGTGGAAGCAGGCCCAAGAAGAAGGTCTACCACTGGGTTTCTGATCTCGACAGGGTGATGGAGCTTCGTAAGAAGCCCTCCCTCATTCTGGAGCTCTCCTCCATCATCCAATCCCACAAGACCCAGTCCCTCCTCCTCCGGGACCTTGAGAAGAATGTTGGCTTTGTCCGCAAATGGGACTTCATGGCCCTCATTGAAAGGTACCCGACCATCTTCCGTGTCTCCGGATCACCTCCTTCCGTGTCCCTCACCCTTAAGGCCCAGAGTGTTGCCCAGGAGGAAGCCCAAGCCAAGGCCCTGATGGAGCCCCTCTTGGTTAATAATCTTAGGAAGTTGCTGATGCTGTCTGTTGATTGCCGGGTACCCCTGCAGACTCTCGAGTTTGTTGGGCCTGAATTGGGCTTGCCCTGTGATTTCAGGGAGTCTTTGGTTCCTAAGTACCCTCATTTTTTTTCAGTGAAGCGTGTTGCTGGGAAGGATTGCCTTGAGTTGGAGGATTGGGACTCCTCATTAGCTGTCACTGCCAGGGAAGCTAG GTTGGCACAGGAAGGAGTTCTGAGCGCGAACCAAAGTGGGGTTCGGATAAAAGTAAGGATTTCAAAAGATGGCAACTATATGGGTCCCTTTGCTTTCAAAATGAATTTCCCTCCTGGTTTTAGGCCGAACGTTAGTTACCTTGAGAATCTTGAGAGGTGGCAGAGGATGGATTTTCCTTCTCCTTACTTGAATGCAAGGAGGCTTGACCCTACTGCTCTGGAAACCCGAAAGCGTGCTGTGGCTGTGATTCATGAGCTCCTTAGCTTGACCATGGAGAAAAGGATGACATCTGTGCAGCTGGATGCATTTCAGGCCAAGTGTCGTTTGCCGTCTAAGTTGCTGCTTTGCTTGATAAAGCATCATGGGATATTTTACCTTACAAATAAAGGTGTGAGAAGTACGGTCTTCCTCAAAGATGCATACCTTGGTTCAAACTTGATAGATAAGTGTCCTTTGTTACGGTTTAATGATAAGTTTGCGGCCCTCTCTGGTAGAACAAATATGGATCTGTGCAACAGCAACAGTTCTATAGGGGCCATTGTTTAG
- the LOC112786886 gene encoding protein VAPYRIN-LIKE, producing MDRLVKPDRNEVEVVFIKSQKCSSTFKLTNLMHTMTVAVSLTTTNPSIFSINKPFSIIPPLSSSNYILQLTHHHHPPLSDPPDAVTVRTAMLPVGKAHHDDLRRLFSKPGPHVFRDAVLTISLVGPTVAEFLITTHHTQIPESFKLFTNSLSQCTKPQLTNLIKPAIEQRNVETVAVLIKAGANPNFRDSTGKSLIPYAIRHGNFDILKLLVDSGTRIENSVDLVLHEAAAMNRIDFMELLLDSFRDELDVNLVNRNGETPIHVAAIHDHVEAIEFSVSIGVNPNAIDINGSTALHFAASNGNLNAVECLLECSNVKYVKNRFGKTAFSLGEENKHFHLAETLRFGDLLFRAARVDDVHALKRLLGEGAWVNRRDQNGWTALHWAAFKGRIKSVKVLVDHGAWVDAVDDAGYTPLHCAVEAGHLQVAILLIGHGGSQVSLKSFQGVVATLDLDSLEKHVTLRSSS from the coding sequence ATGGATAGGCTTGTGAAACCAGACAGAAATGAAGTGGAAGTTGTGTTCATCAAGTCACAAAAGTGCAGCTCCACTTTCAAGCTCACAAACCTAATGCACACAATGACAGTGGCAGTGTCACTAACAACAACAAACCCATCAATCTTTTCAATCAATAAACCCTTTTCCATAATCCCACCACTTTCATCATCCAATTACATTCTCCAACTCACTCATCACCACCACCCACCACTCTCCGACCCTCCTGATGCCGTCACCGTCCGTACCGCCATGCTTCCCGTCGGAAAGGCCCACCATGACGACCTCCGCCGCCTCTTCTCCAAGCCTGGCCCCCACGTCTTCCGCGACGCCGTTTTGACCATCTCCCTCGTCGGACCCACCGTCGCCGAATTCCTCATCACCACCCACCATACCCAAATCCCCGAAAGcttcaagcttttcaccaattcACTATCCCAATGCACAAAGCCCCAACTTACGAACCTTATAAAACCCGCAATTGAACAAAGAAACGTAGAAACCGTAGCCGTTTTGATCAAAGCCGGCGCGAACCCTAATTTCAGAGACTCAACGGGAAAATCCTTAATCCCTTACGCGATTCGGCACGGGAATTTCGATATTCTGAAGCTTCTGGTAGACTCTGGAACCCGAATTGAAAACTCGGTTGACCTAGTTCTTCACGAAGCCGCGGCGATGAACAGAATCGATTTCATGGAGCTTCTATTGGACTCGTTCCGTGACGAATTGGACGTGAATTTAGTGAATCGTAACGGCGAAACGCCTATTCACGTGGCTGCGATTCACGACCACGTCGAAGCAATCGAGTTCAGCGTTTCCATCGGCGTAAACCCTAACGCCATCGACATTAACGGATCCACGGCGCTTCACTTCGCAGCTTCTAACGGAAACTTAAACGCCGTTGAGTGTTTGTTAGAATGCTCGAACGTGAAATACGTTAAGAATCGGTTCGGGAAAACGGCGTTTTCTTTAGGCGAAGAGAATAAGCACTTTCACTTAGCCGAAACGCTGCGTTTCGGTGACTTGCTATTCCGTGCTGCTAGGGTGGACGATGTTCACGCGCTGAAGAGGTTGTTGGGGGAAGGCGCGTGGGTCAATCGGAGGGACCAGAATGGGTGGACGGCGCTGCATTGGGCTGCGTTTAAGGGTCGGATTAAGAGCGTGAAGGTGTTGGTTGATCATGGCGCGTGGGTTGACGCGGTTGATGATGCAGGTTACACTCCTTTACATTGTGCTGTTGAGGCAGGGCACTTGCAAGTTGCTATTTTGCTTATTGGTCATGGTGGGTCCCAAGTTAGCCTTAAGAGCTTCCAAGGTGTTGTTGCAACTCTTGATTTGGATTCTCTTGAAAAACATGTTACTCTTAGATCATCATCATAA